From Flavobacteriales bacterium, the proteins below share one genomic window:
- a CDS encoding alanine dehydrogenase: protein MDILKIGVLREEKSPPDKRVPLSPQQCADLSLQYPNIQLVVQKSPIRCFSDDEYLKLGISLVDDVSDCDVLFGVKEVPKPNLLAGKTYFYFSHTIKEQPYNRGLLQKMVEKNISMVDYETLKHSNGRRIIGFGRYAGVVGCYNGFLAYGKRTKRFDLKAANLCDNRKELDQELKKVDLPTIKIIVSGNGRVGKGALEIIHALGIREVSKEEFKSQSFDEAVFVHVDFPDYNAKIDGSEFSTQEFFTAPELFESTFMDYAKCADIFIAGHYYGAGSPYLFTRQDAKSSEFKIRTIADISCDIDGPVASTIRPSTIAEPIYGYNPGTESEDVFDKEDVITVMAVDNLPCELPKDASEDFGNELLKYVFPVLLGEDTEQIIDRATICKDGDLNSPYEYLRGFLNGN from the coding sequence ATGGATATATTAAAGATTGGCGTTTTACGAGAAGAAAAATCACCTCCCGATAAAAGAGTTCCATTATCTCCTCAGCAATGTGCCGATTTATCCCTTCAATATCCTAACATCCAATTAGTTGTTCAGAAAAGTCCAATTCGATGTTTTTCTGATGATGAATATTTAAAGCTAGGTATATCACTAGTTGATGATGTTTCTGATTGCGATGTTCTATTCGGTGTAAAGGAAGTGCCAAAACCCAATTTATTGGCTGGTAAAACCTATTTTTATTTTTCTCATACTATAAAAGAACAGCCTTACAATAGGGGCTTGCTTCAGAAGATGGTGGAGAAAAACATCTCTATGGTAGATTATGAAACATTAAAGCATTCTAACGGAAGACGAATTATTGGGTTTGGTAGATATGCCGGTGTGGTAGGTTGCTATAATGGATTTTTGGCTTACGGAAAGCGAACGAAACGATTTGATTTAAAAGCTGCTAATCTTTGCGATAATAGAAAGGAACTTGATCAAGAACTTAAAAAAGTAGATTTACCAACTATCAAAATTATCGTTTCTGGAAATGGCAGAGTAGGAAAGGGGGCTTTAGAAATTATTCATGCTTTGGGTATAAGAGAGGTGAGTAAAGAGGAGTTTAAGTCTCAGTCTTTTGACGAGGCTGTTTTTGTGCATGTTGACTTTCCTGATTATAATGCCAAGATTGATGGTTCAGAATTTTCTACGCAAGAGTTTTTTACTGCACCTGAATTGTTTGAGTCTACATTTATGGACTACGCCAAATGTGCTGATATTTTCATTGCGGGGCATTATTATGGGGCGGGTTCACCTTATCTTTTTACGAGACAAGATGCTAAGTCTTCAGAGTTTAAAATTCGTACCATAGCAGATATTTCTTGCGATATTGATGGTCCTGTGGCTTCTACCATTCGTCCGTCTACTATTGCTGAGCCTATTTATGGCTATAACCCTGGTACTGAATCTGAAGATGTTTTTGATAAAGAGGATGTGATAACTGTTATGGCAGTGGATAATTTACCTTGTGAATTGCCTAAAGATGCTTCTGAAGATTTTGGAAACGAATTATTAAAGTATGTTTTCCCAGTTTTATTAGGTGAAGATACAGAACAAATCATAGACAGGGCTACAATCTGTAAAGATGGTGATTTGAATTCTCCTTATGAGTATTTAAGGGGTTTCTTAAACGGTAATTAG
- a CDS encoding sigma-70 family RNA polymerase sigma factor: MRQLKITKQVTNRETASLDKYLQEIGRVDLITAEEEVELAQRIKAGDETALEKLTKANLRFVVSVAKQYQNQGLSLPDLINEGNLGLIKAARRFDETRGFKFISYAVWWIRQSILQALAEQSRIVRLPLNKIGSINKINKVYALLEQRLERPPTAEEVARELDLSEEEVKQAMKNSGRHVSMDAPLVEGEDSNMYNVIGSEDSPNPDEGLIVDSLRQEIGRALATLTPREGEVIKAYFGLNGTHAMTLEEIGEAFDLTRERVRQIKEKAVRRLKHTSRSKILKTYLG, from the coding sequence ATGAGACAACTAAAAATTACCAAACAGGTTACCAATAGAGAAACAGCTTCTCTAGACAAATATTTACAAGAAATTGGTCGAGTTGACTTAATCACTGCTGAAGAAGAGGTAGAATTAGCACAACGAATCAAAGCTGGTGACGAAACCGCTTTAGAAAAGCTTACAAAAGCTAACTTAAGATTCGTTGTATCTGTTGCAAAACAATACCAAAATCAGGGTTTATCATTACCTGATTTAATTAACGAAGGGAATTTAGGTCTTATAAAAGCGGCTCGTCGTTTTGACGAAACACGAGGATTTAAATTTATCTCTTATGCAGTTTGGTGGATTCGTCAGTCAATTTTACAAGCTCTAGCTGAACAATCAAGAATTGTCCGTCTACCTTTAAACAAAATTGGCTCTATTAACAAAATCAACAAAGTATATGCTCTTTTAGAACAGCGTTTAGAAAGACCTCCTACTGCTGAAGAAGTGGCAAGAGAATTAGACTTATCGGAAGAGGAAGTGAAGCAGGCAATGAAAAATTCAGGTCGTCACGTATCTATGGATGCTCCACTTGTTGAAGGGGAAGACAGTAATATGTATAATGTGATTGGTAGTGAAGATAGTCCTAACCCTGATGAAGGCTTAATTGTTGACTCATTACGTCAAGAAATTGGTCGAGCATTAGCAACACTAACCCCTAGAGAAGGTGAAGTTATCAAAGCTTATTTTGGATTGAATGGTACTCATGCCATGACTCTTGAAGAAATCGGTGAAGCATTTGACCTTACTCGAGAAAGAGTTCGTCAGATTAAAGAAAAAGCAGTGAGGCGATTAAAACATACTTCTAGAAGTAAGATTTTAAAAACCTACTTAGGATAA
- a CDS encoding ribulose-phosphate 3-epimerase encodes MSHLIAPSILSADFANLQKDCEMVNNSNADWFHIDVMDGIFVPNISFGIPVIKAIKKYAKKTMDVHLMIIDPDRYIKTFKGVGADILTVHYEACTHLHRTLQAIKAEGMQAGVALNPHTSVDLLKDTIQEIDLVCIMSVNPGFGGQSFIENTYDKVKELKTLINSKGANTKIEIDGGVNSQNAPKLIEAGADILVAGSFVFKSENPSQTISDLKNC; translated from the coding sequence ATGTCACATTTAATAGCCCCCTCAATACTATCCGCCGATTTTGCCAACCTTCAAAAAGATTGTGAAATGGTCAACAATAGCAATGCCGATTGGTTTCATATTGATGTTATGGATGGCATTTTTGTGCCAAACATCTCTTTTGGGATTCCTGTAATAAAGGCTATTAAAAAATACGCTAAAAAAACCATGGATGTGCACTTGATGATTATTGACCCTGACAGATACATCAAAACATTCAAAGGGGTGGGCGCTGATATTTTAACCGTGCATTACGAAGCCTGTACACATTTACACAGAACCTTACAAGCTATAAAAGCAGAAGGCATGCAAGCTGGTGTGGCACTTAACCCACACACATCAGTAGATTTATTAAAAGATACCATTCAAGAGATTGACCTCGTGTGTATTATGTCCGTTAACCCAGGATTTGGCGGACAATCCTTTATTGAAAACACCTATGACAAGGTAAAAGAATTAAAAACGCTAATCAATAGTAAAGGGGCAAATACTAAGATAGAAATTGACGGAGGTGTAAATTCACAAAATGCACCAAAACTTATTGAAGCTGGAGCCGATATTTTAGTAGCAGGTAGTTTTGTTTTCAAATCTGAAAACCCTAGCCAAACAATCAGTGATTTAAAAAACTGCTAA